Proteins from a single region of Salipiger sp. H15:
- a CDS encoding nucleoside-diphosphate sugar epimerase/dehydratase has product MAMVVLAMCLALALNATVRSDLPPLAELTPMITLLMLSGGAISWHLQLPRIKLNAFETRGITRTALFSVLTAIAALVIDLVINPEIMMAVYFNFTILLMVLSVTWRIALRHVTIAIYRRSRPRMRVLIYGAGKTGQQLVAALRHDDVIEPVCFVDDNPTLQTLVVAGLRVHAPSTVKHLIETRNIDRVVLAMPSIRQPELARIAHHLRSIGCEVHALPSFAELVGEGELRKRVSPVSLDDLLGRGRLESELPGVSHAYSGRRILITGAGGSIGSELCRQLLGCKPECIVALDHSELALYTIDKELRDLSKGLNVTPVLGSVLDESLVARVLRQYNIDVVLHAAAYKHLPLVESNVIIGMRNNVLGTKIIAEAAREAGVERFILVSSDKAVRPTNVMGASKRLAELLVQDLATRCTDTRFSMVRFGNVLGSSGSVIPLFEEQIARGGPVTLTDPRVTRYFMTISEAARLVLLAGSFSRGGDVFVLDMGKPVPIRKLARQMIEGAGYTVKDDKHPDGDIEIKVTGLRKGEKLHEELLISTDMLTTPHHKILRAQESYLSEFEIATAMKDLRQAIGEHDEEFAREIIARWVERCEDLPSKSEEKQSL; this is encoded by the coding sequence ATGGCGATGGTCGTGTTGGCCATGTGCCTTGCACTTGCGCTGAACGCCACCGTCCGCTCGGATCTGCCGCCGCTGGCGGAACTGACACCGATGATCACCCTGCTGATGCTGAGCGGCGGCGCGATTTCGTGGCACCTGCAATTGCCGCGGATCAAGCTCAACGCCTTCGAGACCCGGGGCATCACGCGCACCGCGCTCTTCTCGGTGCTCACCGCCATTGCCGCCCTCGTGATCGACCTGGTGATCAACCCCGAGATCATGATGGCGGTCTACTTCAACTTCACCATCCTGCTCATGGTGCTCAGCGTGACCTGGCGAATCGCCCTGCGCCACGTGACCATCGCGATCTACCGCCGCAGCCGGCCGCGGATGCGGGTGCTGATCTACGGCGCGGGCAAGACCGGGCAGCAGCTCGTCGCCGCGCTGCGCCACGATGACGTGATCGAGCCCGTGTGCTTCGTCGACGACAACCCCACGCTGCAGACGCTGGTGGTCGCCGGGCTGCGCGTCCACGCACCCTCGACGGTCAAGCATCTGATCGAGACCCGGAACATCGACCGCGTCGTCCTCGCCATGCCGTCGATTCGCCAGCCGGAACTCGCCCGCATCGCCCATCACCTGCGCAGCATCGGCTGCGAGGTGCATGCCCTGCCCTCCTTTGCCGAGCTGGTCGGCGAGGGCGAGCTGCGCAAGCGCGTCTCGCCGGTATCGCTGGACGACCTGCTGGGCCGCGGCCGCCTCGAGAGCGAGCTGCCCGGCGTCAGCCACGCCTATTCCGGCCGCCGCATCCTGATCACCGGCGCCGGCGGCTCGATCGGCTCCGAGCTCTGCCGCCAGCTGCTGGGCTGCAAGCCCGAATGCATCGTCGCGCTCGATCACTCCGAGCTGGCGCTCTACACCATCGACAAGGAACTGCGCGACCTTTCCAAGGGGCTGAACGTCACCCCGGTGCTCGGATCGGTGCTGGACGAGTCGCTGGTCGCCCGCGTGCTCAGGCAGTACAACATCGACGTCGTGCTCCACGCCGCCGCCTACAAGCACCTGCCGCTGGTCGAGAGCAATGTGATCATCGGCATGCGCAACAACGTCCTCGGCACCAAGATCATCGCCGAGGCCGCGCGCGAGGCCGGGGTCGAGCGCTTCATCCTCGTCTCCTCCGACAAGGCCGTGCGCCCGACCAACGTCATGGGCGCCTCCAAGCGCCTCGCCGAGTTGCTGGTGCAGGACCTCGCCACGCGCTGCACCGACACGCGCTTCTCGATGGTCCGCTTCGGCAACGTGCTCGGCTCGTCGGGCTCGGTCATCCCGCTCTTCGAGGAGCAGATCGCCCGCGGCGGCCCCGTCACGCTCACAGACCCGCGGGTCACCCGCTATTTCATGACCATCTCGGAAGCGGCGCGGCTGGTGCTGCTGGCCGGCTCCTTCTCGCGCGGGGGCGATGTCTTCGTGCTCGACATGGGCAAGCCGGTGCCGATCCGCAAGCTGGCGCGCCAGATGATCGAGGGCGCGGGCTACACGGTGAAGGACGACAAGCACCCCGACGGCGACATCGAGATCAAGGTGACCGGCCTGCGCAAGGGCGAGAAGCTGCACGAGGAATTGCTGATCTCGACCGACATGCTGACCACGCCGCATCACAAGATTCTGCGCGCGCAGGAGAGCTACCTGTCGGAATTCGAGATCGCCACCGCGATGAAGGACCTGCGCCAGGCGATCGGCGAGCACGACGAGGAATTCGCCCGCGAGATCATCGCGCGCTGGGTCGAGCGCTGCGAGGACTTGCCGTCGAAATCCGAAGAGAAACAGTCGCTCTGA
- the ade gene encoding adenine deaminase — MAQLETRIAQGRGDEAADLVLKGGRILDLITGELIAGDVAICGDTIVGVFESYEGRREIDVGGAILVPGFIDTHLHIESSLVTPFEFDRCVTPRGVTTAICDPHEIANVIGAAGIRYFQEASAHTLMDIRVQLSSCVPSTHMETAGAELLAEDIAALMGHPSGIGLAEFMNYPGVIHRDPEAMRKLKLFEGRHVDGHCPLLSGRDLNAYVAAGIRTEHEATSATEALEKLRKGMRVLIREGSVSKDLHALQPLLTERTSPYMCLCTDDRNPLDIGEHGHLDYMIRTLIALGTPPLAAYRAASLSAAEAFGLKDRGMIAPGKRADIVAIDSLEGCHAQLVLAGGVVVEDAAFAARRTLPEVGRDSVRAPRLDAQSFRATANREETDVIGIREGQILTDHLHETVVIENGDKAPDIARDLIRIAVVERHGKNGNIATGFVRGFGLQKGAIASTVCHDHHNIACVGADYADMALASNRLAEIEGGFVVAAEGRILAELALPVAGLMSLLSFEEVRDRLVELRAAARSLGVTLEEPFLQLAFLALPVIPALKITDRGMVDVMKFEIIPG, encoded by the coding sequence ATGGCACAGCTCGAGACACGGATCGCGCAGGGACGCGGCGACGAGGCGGCGGATCTGGTGCTGAAGGGCGGGCGGATCCTCGACCTGATCACCGGCGAGCTGATCGCGGGTGACGTGGCGATCTGCGGCGACACGATCGTGGGGGTCTTCGAAAGCTACGAGGGGCGGCGCGAGATCGACGTCGGCGGCGCGATCCTCGTCCCGGGCTTCATCGACACACACCTGCACATCGAAAGCTCGCTGGTCACGCCCTTCGAGTTCGACCGCTGCGTGACCCCGCGCGGGGTCACCACCGCGATCTGCGACCCGCACGAGATCGCCAACGTGATCGGCGCGGCGGGCATCCGCTACTTCCAGGAGGCGTCGGCGCATACCCTGATGGACATCCGCGTGCAGCTGTCGTCCTGCGTGCCCTCGACCCACATGGAGACCGCCGGCGCCGAGCTGCTGGCCGAGGACATCGCCGCGCTGATGGGCCATCCCTCGGGCATCGGGCTGGCCGAGTTCATGAACTACCCGGGGGTGATCCACCGCGACCCCGAGGCGATGCGGAAGCTGAAGCTCTTCGAGGGAAGGCACGTCGACGGGCATTGCCCGTTGCTCTCGGGGCGCGATCTCAACGCCTATGTCGCCGCCGGCATCCGCACCGAGCACGAGGCGACCAGCGCCACCGAGGCGCTCGAGAAGCTGCGCAAGGGGATGCGGGTGCTGATCCGCGAGGGGTCGGTCAGCAAGGACCTGCACGCGCTGCAGCCGCTGCTGACCGAGCGGACCTCGCCCTACATGTGCCTCTGCACCGACGACCGGAACCCGCTCGACATCGGCGAGCACGGGCATCTCGACTACATGATCCGCACCCTGATCGCGCTCGGGACGCCGCCGCTGGCCGCGTACCGCGCCGCGTCGCTCTCGGCGGCGGAGGCGTTCGGGCTGAAGGACCGGGGGATGATCGCGCCGGGCAAGCGGGCCGACATCGTCGCCATCGACAGCCTCGAGGGCTGCCATGCGCAGCTGGTGCTGGCGGGTGGCGTGGTGGTGGAGGACGCGGCCTTCGCCGCGCGCCGGACCCTTCCCGAGGTGGGGCGCGACTCGGTGCGTGCGCCGAGGCTCGACGCGCAGAGCTTCCGCGCCACCGCCAACCGCGAGGAGACCGACGTCATCGGCATCCGCGAGGGGCAGATCCTCACCGATCACCTGCACGAGACCGTGGTGATCGAGAACGGCGACAAGGCCCCGGACATCGCGCGCGACCTCATCCGCATCGCGGTGGTCGAGCGACACGGCAAGAACGGCAACATTGCCACGGGCTTCGTGCGGGGCTTCGGGCTGCAGAAGGGCGCGATCGCCTCGACGGTCTGCCACGACCATCATAACATCGCCTGCGTCGGCGCGGATTACGCCGACATGGCGCTGGCGTCGAACCGTCTGGCCGAGATCGAGGGGGGCTTTGTGGTGGCGGCAGAGGGCAGGATCCTCGCCGAGCTGGCGCTGCCGGTGGCGGGGCTGATGAGCCTGCTGTCCTTCGAGGAGGTGCGCGACCGGCTGGTCGAGCTGCGCGCCGCGGCGCGCTCGCTGGGCGTGACGCTGGAGGAGCCCTTCCTGCAACTCGCCTTCCTTGCGCTGCCGGTGATCCCCGCGCTGAAGATCACCGATCGCGGCATGGTGGATGTGATGAAGTTCGAGATCATCCCCGGCTGA
- a CDS encoding LOG family protein has product MNDERHSIFRDAGRDRRTAEQIPDTPQTRAPSYRLAFADEAFLCREELRPVRLQLELLKPQLELDERQIESTIVLFGGARIPSPAEKASARTQTLAELSHFYEEARLFAQAMTRKSIATGNREFVVTTGGGPGVMEAGNRGAEEAGGVSIGLNIVLPHEQAPNEYVTPNLCFNFHYFAIRKMHFLMRARAICVFPGGFGTLDEMFEALTLIQTGRMERVPFLLFGRKFWETIINWEALKEAGTISPEDLDLFRFVESAEEAAHLIEEWDPAPARSDIPGR; this is encoded by the coding sequence ATGAACGACGAACGCCATTCCATCTTCCGCGACGCGGGACGTGACCGCAGGACTGCCGAGCAGATCCCCGACACGCCGCAGACGCGCGCCCCGTCCTACCGCCTCGCCTTTGCCGACGAGGCCTTCCTGTGCCGCGAGGAGCTGCGCCCGGTGCGGCTGCAGCTCGAGCTGCTGAAGCCGCAGCTCGAACTCGACGAGCGCCAGATCGAGAGCACCATCGTGCTCTTCGGCGGGGCACGAATCCCCTCGCCCGCCGAGAAGGCGAGTGCGCGCACGCAGACGCTGGCCGAGCTGTCGCATTTCTACGAGGAGGCGCGGCTCTTCGCGCAGGCGATGACCCGCAAGTCCATCGCCACGGGCAACCGCGAATTCGTCGTCACCACCGGCGGCGGGCCGGGCGTGATGGAGGCAGGCAACCGCGGCGCCGAGGAGGCCGGCGGCGTGTCGATCGGGCTCAACATCGTGCTGCCGCACGAGCAGGCGCCGAACGAGTACGTGACGCCGAACCTGTGCTTCAACTTCCACTATTTCGCCATCCGCAAGATGCACTTCCTGATGCGCGCGCGGGCGATCTGCGTCTTCCCCGGCGGCTTCGGCACGCTTGACGAGATGTTCGAGGCGCTGACGCTGATCCAGACCGGGCGGATGGAGCGCGTGCCGTTCCTGCTCTTCGGGCGGAAGTTCTGGGAGACGATCATCAACTGGGAGGCGCTGAAGGAGGCCGGGACGATCAGCCCCGAGGACCTCGACCTCTTCCGCTTCGTGGAAAGCGCGGAGGAGGCGGCGCACCTGATCGAGGAATGGGATCCGGCCCCGGCGCGCAGCGACATCCCGGGCCGCTGA
- the dapD gene encoding 2,3,4,5-tetrahydropyridine-2,6-dicarboxylate N-succinyltransferase, which yields MSNAQLEAAIEAAWEARDTITPATTGDSREAIEDTLNALDSGTLRVAEKQADGSWHVNQWAKKAVLLGFRIKDMEQHDGGPQGGGWWDKVDSKFKGWGDNQWKAAGFRAVPNAVVRKSAYIAPGVVLMPSFVNLGAYVDSGTMVDTWATVGSCAQIGKGVHLSGGVGIGGVLEPMQAGPTIIEDNCFIGARSEVVEGVIVREGSVLGMGVFLGQSTKIVDRETGEVMYGEVPPYSVVVAGSMPSKNGVSLYCAVIVKRVDEKTRSKTGINELLRD from the coding sequence ATGTCCAACGCCCAGCTCGAAGCCGCCATCGAAGCCGCCTGGGAGGCGCGCGACACGATCACCCCCGCAACCACCGGAGACTCCCGCGAAGCCATCGAGGACACGCTGAACGCCCTCGACAGCGGCACGCTGCGCGTGGCGGAGAAACAGGCGGACGGCAGCTGGCACGTCAACCAGTGGGCCAAGAAGGCCGTGCTGCTGGGCTTCCGGATCAAGGACATGGAACAGCACGACGGCGGCCCGCAGGGCGGCGGCTGGTGGGACAAGGTCGACAGCAAGTTCAAGGGCTGGGGCGACAACCAGTGGAAGGCCGCGGGCTTCCGCGCCGTTCCGAACGCCGTCGTCCGCAAGTCGGCCTACATCGCGCCGGGCGTGGTGCTGATGCCCTCCTTCGTCAACCTCGGCGCCTATGTCGACAGCGGCACCATGGTGGACACCTGGGCGACGGTCGGCTCCTGCGCACAGATCGGCAAGGGCGTGCACCTCTCGGGCGGCGTCGGCATCGGCGGCGTGCTCGAGCCCATGCAGGCCGGCCCGACCATCATCGAGGACAACTGCTTCATCGGCGCGCGTTCCGAGGTGGTCGAGGGCGTGATCGTCCGCGAGGGCTCGGTGCTCGGCATGGGCGTCTTCCTCGGCCAGTCGACCAAGATCGTCGACCGCGAGACCGGCGAAGTGATGTACGGCGAAGTGCCGCCCTACTCGGTGGTCGTCGCGGGCTCGATGCCCTCGAAGAACGGCGTCAGCCTCTACTGCGCCGTCATCGTCAAGCGCGTCGACGAGAAGACCCGTTCCAAGACCGGCATCAACGAGCTGCTGCGCGACTGA
- a CDS encoding methyl-accepting chemotaxis protein, with protein sequence MSLRLMLLGALGPLLALVLYFSGQEILRLSDNAETLERVARIAAETEALSDLIHEVQKERGYSAGFTSSRGRNFAADLAHQREATDALLARFSDRIPETEMAAAEPMAAAHKELAALAETRAQIDRFALTVPQLAGYYTRLVDLLLSAGGQMRDIARSPATGALMEAHEEIGFAKEAAGLARAMGATGLGTENFPPQIHRRFMELTARENAYLSRAAKVLQDAKMIEDLHASPAAKALAPMVETIGSLPYGGARGALTAPDWFAASTAWIDALRALETRLSGETAALALSTADTARRVLLITGALTLLAALTLTGFAIGVAEFVTRRLGRLSLVMMEFVEGRFEAWVPYIHSRGEIGRMAQSIYRFKQLSRAAIEKRAEDEAQLNARHQQVVDLVTEGLNGLARADLTLRFDEPLAEEYDAIRNDFNTATSRLREVMRAVSGTVGEIEQRSRGMRSSAADLADRTTTQVATISNTAETVSGLTSTLAETNGALKDVKDLADEAKGRADRSGEVVRKAVAAMDRIAESSGRIAQITAVIEDISFQTNLLALNAGVEAARAGEFGKGFAVVAMEVQGLASRSADAALEIKELIEESAREVSGGVSLVGETGEALQAILEQILRVDEVLSNISAAAEAQSRELQGVNNAMIQLRDLTSQNTEVADASRDASTELAEGAQRLSALVSEFDLGGAERAPASVGRAA encoded by the coding sequence ATGAGCCTGCGACTGATGCTTCTCGGCGCCCTGGGGCCGCTGCTTGCACTTGTTCTCTACTTTTCCGGGCAGGAAATCCTGCGGCTGAGCGACAATGCCGAAACGCTCGAACGCGTCGCGCGGATCGCGGCGGAGACCGAGGCATTGTCTGACCTCATTCATGAAGTTCAGAAGGAGCGTGGCTATTCCGCCGGGTTCACCTCGTCGCGCGGCAGGAACTTCGCCGCCGACCTGGCGCACCAACGCGAGGCCACGGACGCCCTTCTCGCCCGTTTCAGCGACAGGATTCCCGAAACCGAGATGGCCGCCGCCGAGCCGATGGCCGCCGCGCACAAGGAGCTTGCCGCGCTGGCGGAAACGCGCGCTCAAATCGACCGTTTCGCCCTGACCGTGCCGCAACTGGCCGGGTATTACACCCGCCTCGTCGATCTTCTGCTCTCCGCGGGGGGCCAGATGCGCGACATCGCGCGCTCGCCGGCGACCGGGGCGCTGATGGAGGCGCATGAAGAGATCGGCTTTGCCAAGGAGGCCGCCGGGCTGGCCCGGGCCATGGGAGCCACGGGCCTCGGAACCGAGAATTTTCCGCCGCAAATTCACCGCCGGTTCATGGAACTCACGGCGCGCGAGAACGCCTACTTGTCGCGCGCAGCCAAGGTCCTTCAGGACGCCAAGATGATCGAGGATCTTCACGCCAGCCCGGCCGCGAAGGCACTTGCCCCAATGGTCGAGACCATTGGGTCCCTCCCCTATGGCGGCGCGCGCGGGGCGCTCACCGCACCCGACTGGTTCGCCGCCTCGACAGCATGGATCGACGCGCTGCGGGCGCTCGAGACAAGGCTCAGCGGCGAAACGGCCGCACTGGCACTCTCCACCGCCGATACCGCGCGGCGCGTCCTGCTGATCACCGGCGCGCTGACCCTGCTTGCCGCGCTGACCCTGACCGGCTTTGCCATCGGCGTGGCCGAGTTCGTCACCCGCCGGCTGGGACGGCTCAGCTTGGTGATGATGGAATTCGTCGAGGGGCGGTTCGAGGCCTGGGTGCCCTACATCCACAGCCGCGGCGAGATCGGGCGCATGGCCCAGTCGATCTACCGCTTCAAGCAGCTCTCCCGCGCGGCGATCGAGAAGCGCGCCGAGGACGAGGCGCAGCTCAATGCCCGCCACCAGCAGGTGGTCGACCTGGTCACCGAGGGGCTCAACGGCCTGGCCCGGGCAGACCTGACGCTGCGCTTCGACGAGCCGCTGGCCGAGGAATACGATGCGATCCGAAACGATTTCAACACGGCGACGTCCCGGCTGCGCGAGGTGATGCGCGCCGTCTCTGGCACCGTCGGCGAGATCGAGCAGCGCTCGCGCGGGATGCGCAGTTCCGCCGCCGACCTCGCCGACCGCACGACCACACAGGTCGCGACGATCAGCAACACCGCCGAGACCGTCTCGGGCCTCACCAGCACGCTGGCCGAGACGAATGGCGCGCTCAAGGACGTGAAGGATCTCGCCGACGAGGCGAAGGGACGCGCCGACCGCTCCGGCGAGGTGGTGCGCAAGGCAGTCGCGGCCATGGACCGGATCGCCGAAAGCTCGGGGCGGATCGCCCAGATTACCGCGGTGATCGAGGACATCTCGTTCCAAACCAACCTGCTGGCACTCAATGCCGGCGTCGAGGCCGCCCGCGCCGGCGAATTCGGCAAGGGCTTCGCCGTGGTCGCGATGGAGGTTCAGGGGCTCGCCAGCCGCTCCGCCGATGCCGCGCTCGAGATCAAGGAACTGATCGAGGAAAGCGCCCGCGAGGTCAGCGGCGGCGTGAGCCTCGTCGGTGAAACCGGCGAGGCGCTGCAGGCGATCCTCGAGCAGATCCTCCGTGTCGACGAGGTGCTCTCGAACATCAGCGCCGCCGCCGAGGCACAGAGTCGCGAATTGCAGGGCGTGAACAATGCCATGATCCAGCTGCGCGATCTCACCTCGCAGAACACCGAGGTCGCCGACGCCAGCCGCGACGCCTCGACCGAGCTTGCCGAGGGCGCGCAGCGTCTCTCGGCGCTGGTCAGCGAGTTCGACCTGGGCGGCGCCGAGCGGGCTCCCGCCTCGGTGGGCCGCGCCGCGTGA
- a CDS encoding GlsB/YeaQ/YmgE family stress response membrane protein, protein MGLGIIASIIVGGLAGWIASMIMKADTGILTNIILGIIGAVVLNLILSLVGIYAANTWIPQLIVGIIGASLLIWGYRRLR, encoded by the coding sequence ATGGGTCTCGGAATCATTGCCTCCATCATCGTCGGCGGGCTCGCCGGCTGGATCGCCTCGATGATCATGAAGGCCGATACCGGCATTCTGACCAACATCATCCTCGGGATCATCGGCGCCGTGGTGCTGAACCTGATCCTGTCGCTGGTCGGCATCTATGCAGCCAACACCTGGATCCCGCAGCTGATCGTCGGCATCATCGGGGCCAGCCTGCTGATCTGGGGCTACCGCCGGCTTCGCTGA
- a CDS encoding VOC family protein, which produces MAKPIHSMIRVLDEARSLAFYDVAFGLTVADRLDFPEFTLIYLRAPESGFELELTVNKGRTEPYDLGDGYGHLAVSVADLDAEHARLTAAGLAPRKLVDFAPAGEVVARFFFVADPDGYQIEVLERGGRFR; this is translated from the coding sequence GTGGCAAAACCCATCCACAGCATGATCCGCGTGCTCGACGAGGCGCGCTCGCTGGCCTTCTACGATGTGGCCTTCGGGCTGACGGTGGCGGACCGGCTGGATTTCCCCGAGTTCACGCTGATCTACCTGCGCGCTCCTGAAAGCGGCTTCGAGCTCGAGCTGACGGTGAACAAGGGCCGGACCGAGCCCTATGACCTCGGCGACGGCTACGGGCATCTCGCGGTGTCGGTCGCGGATCTCGACGCAGAGCACGCGCGGCTCACCGCCGCCGGCCTCGCGCCGCGCAAGTTGGTGGACTTCGCCCCGGCCGGCGAGGTGGTGGCGCGGTTCTTCTTCGTGGCGGACCCGGACGGCTACCAGATCGAGGTGCTCGAGCGCGGCGGGCGCTTCAGGTGA
- a CDS encoding choline ABC transporter substrate-binding protein, translated as MTISRLALIAALATAGAAGTAQADCDSITFSDVGWTDITATTAATTVVLKALGYETDIKVLSVPVTYTSMDRGDVDVFLGNWMPTMEGDIAPYREKGSVDTVRANLEGAKYTLATNAAGAAMGIKDFADIAAHADDLKETIYGIEPGNDGNRLILDMIAADAFGLKDFDVKESSEQGMLAQVDRASKRDEPIVFLGWEPHPMNANFDLTYLSGGDDWFGPDFGGATVYTNTRAGYVAECPNVGKLLTNLGFSLQMENEIMGAILNDGTDPDKAATAWLKANPGVLDGWLDGVTTRDGGDAKAAVTAALE; from the coding sequence ATGACCATTTCCCGCCTCGCGCTGATCGCCGCGCTGGCCACCGCCGGTGCTGCCGGTACCGCCCAGGCCGACTGCGACTCCATCACCTTCTCCGATGTCGGCTGGACCGACATCACCGCCACCACCGCCGCGACCACGGTCGTGCTGAAGGCGCTCGGCTACGAGACCGACATCAAGGTGCTCTCGGTGCCGGTCACCTACACCTCGATGGATCGCGGCGACGTCGACGTGTTCCTCGGCAACTGGATGCCCACCATGGAGGGCGACATCGCCCCCTACCGCGAGAAGGGCAGCGTCGACACCGTGCGCGCCAACCTCGAGGGGGCGAAGTACACGCTCGCCACCAACGCCGCCGGGGCCGCGATGGGAATCAAGGACTTCGCCGACATCGCCGCCCATGCGGATGACCTCAAGGAGACCATCTACGGCATCGAGCCCGGCAACGACGGCAACCGCCTGATCCTCGACATGATCGCGGCCGATGCCTTCGGGCTGAAGGACTTCGACGTCAAGGAAAGCTCCGAGCAGGGGATGCTCGCGCAGGTCGACCGCGCCTCGAAGCGCGACGAGCCGATCGTCTTCCTCGGCTGGGAGCCGCACCCGATGAACGCCAACTTCGACCTGACGTACCTCTCGGGCGGCGACGACTGGTTCGGCCCCGATTTCGGCGGCGCCACGGTCTACACCAACACCCGCGCCGGCTATGTCGCGGAATGCCCCAATGTCGGCAAGCTGCTGACCAACCTCGGATTCTCGTTGCAGATGGAAAACGAGATCATGGGCGCGATCCTCAATGACGGCACCGACCCCGACAAGGCGGCCACCGCCTGGCTGAAGGCCAACCCGGGCGTTCTGGACGGCTGGCTCGACGGCGTGACCACCCGCGACGGCGGCGATGCCAAGGCCGCGGTGACCGCGGCGCTCGAGTAA
- a CDS encoding threonine/serine dehydratase has protein sequence MDWKAEIATAAERSAAHVQRTPVMRSAVLWSRPVELKLEQLQHTGSFKARGAFNTLLSLPVPAAGVVAASGGNHGAAVAYAATRLGHRAQIFVPEIAGPAKIALIERTGAALTVVPGEYANALEQARAYEAETGAMQVHAYDAPATLAGQGTLMREWEQQGLEADTVLIAVGGGGLIGGALGWLQGARRVVAVEPEQARTLDAALEAGRPVDVEVSGVAANALGARRIGSLCFDLAQRHLARRVTVTDAAITEAQRALWQAHRLLVEPAGATALAALRSGAYRPEPGERVAVLLCGGNIAPDPLG, from the coding sequence ATGGATTGGAAAGCCGAGATCGCGACCGCCGCGGAACGCAGCGCCGCCCACGTGCAGCGCACGCCGGTGATGCGCAGCGCGGTGCTGTGGAGCCGCCCGGTCGAGCTGAAGCTCGAGCAATTGCAGCACACCGGCAGCTTCAAGGCGCGCGGCGCCTTCAACACGCTGCTGAGCCTGCCGGTGCCCGCCGCCGGCGTCGTCGCGGCCTCCGGCGGCAACCACGGCGCCGCCGTGGCCTATGCGGCGACCCGACTCGGCCACCGCGCGCAGATCTTCGTCCCCGAGATCGCCGGCCCCGCCAAGATTGCCCTGATCGAGCGCACCGGGGCCGCGCTCACCGTGGTGCCCGGCGAATATGCCAACGCGCTGGAGCAGGCCCGCGCCTACGAGGCCGAGACCGGCGCGATGCAGGTCCATGCCTATGACGCCCCCGCGACGCTGGCCGGGCAGGGCACTTTGATGCGCGAATGGGAGCAGCAGGGGCTCGAGGCCGACACGGTGCTCATCGCGGTGGGCGGCGGCGGGCTGATCGGCGGCGCGCTCGGCTGGCTGCAGGGCGCGCGCCGCGTCGTCGCGGTCGAACCCGAGCAGGCCCGCACGCTCGATGCCGCGCTCGAAGCCGGCCGGCCGGTCGACGTCGAGGTCTCGGGCGTCGCCGCCAACGCGCTCGGCGCCCGGCGCATCGGCAGCCTCTGCTTCGATCTGGCGCAGAGGCACCTCGCGCGGCGGGTCACCGTCACGGACGCCGCGATCACCGAGGCGCAGCGCGCGCTCTGGCAGGCGCACCGGCTGCTGGTCGAGCCCGCCGGCGCCACCGCGCTCGCCGCGCTGCGCTCGGGCGCCTACCGCCCCGAGCCCGGAGAGCGCGTCGCCGTGCTGCTCTGCGGCGGCAACATCGCGCCCGACCCGCTGGGCTGA